The genomic window ACACCCTTCACGCTGGCCTGATGCCGATAGGGCGTGCCGAGCCAGGACCGGGCGGACACCACCACCGCGCTCCCCCTCACCGCCGACTCCCGCCGTCGTTTCGCGCACTCCCGGCCGGATAGGCCGTCAGGAAGTCGTCCCCCGGCACATCCGGAAATCCGCGAAAGTTCGCGCCATTCCCGAACCTCCCGACACAGGTATTCCACCGCTTGTCGCAGACCCGCCCCGCCGGCTCCGCGACCCCGCATCTCTGGTCTCCCAGCCGCGCATCGCACATCCGCCCATAGGTCCGCCCGACCACCTGCTCCAGCTTGGCCAGCCGTCCCTCAAGCTCGGCGACGAAGCCTCCTGCGCTCAAGCAGCCCGCAGGGCGATAGCGCGACAAAGAGCCCTGGCGCCGTATCTTCGCCAGCGCCACCGACCACAATCGCACCTTCAGATCCGGCCGCGCCCAGTCCACGCGCCACAGTTCGACCGTCGCCGCATCGAACAGCCCCGCCGCCACATCCGCTTCAGTGATCGCCGCATCGTCCAGCACGCCCGCCGCCGAAACCGACCCCGCCGCCAGCCCGACCGCGCTCTCGCCCGCCCCCGCCGTCCAGCCGCTCGCCGCCCGACAGACGACCCCGTCCAACACCAGGTCCCGGTCGTGATCGGTGAACCCCATCACCACGCCGTCGGCCCGCTGCAGCCGCCAGACATGGCACAGCGTCGCCGCCCCGCTCTCGATGCGGGCGGTCATTTCGTTCGGTATGTCGCGCATGGCTCAGACCCGAACCTCGATCAGCGGAACCGCTGCCATCCGCCCGGCCTCAAAGCTCTCCAGCGTCGTCTCGATCCGGTCCGAGTCGAACCGCACCGGCGTGTCGAACCGAAACCCCGCCGTCACCGCGACACCCGCCTCCGGCGCGCTCTCCAGCGTCACCCGCCCGGTTGCGAAGTCGACCGCAAAGGCCGTCGTCTCGACACCACCCACCGCAATCCGCACCGATCCCTCGACCGGCTTGGCGACCGGCCGCTCCACATCGCCGTAGCGCTTCACCAGATCGAACGCGGTGCGCGTCCCATCCCCGACGCCCAGCACCTGATCCTCAGACGATACCACCCCGCCCGGCGCGCACGATTTGAAGTCGGCGAAGTCCTTCAACCGGAACCCGTACAGCCGTCCCCGCCGCGCCTCGAAGAAGGCGACCAGCTCGGCCATGTCGTCCAGCGACCTCAGGTTCGCCCCGATCAGATACCGCCTGCGCCCCAGCGCCCAGGGCGTGGAGCGCCGCTCGAACCCTGACGCCAGCGTCGTGATCTCCGTCCGACGCTCCACCCCGCCGGTCGAACCGAACGCCAGCCGCGCGGGCAGGCGCACCTCGTGAAAGGCGTCCATGAACACTCTCCTGTTGTGCAATGTCGCCCGCCCGGTCCACACCTTGGTGGCGGCGCCTACGCCGCGTCTTTGCGAGACACGGCCTTGCGCGGCGAAATTCTCAGTTACGATCCGACGACCGGCGACGGCCTGATCAGCGGCGACGACTTGCAGCGCTACGCCTTCACCTCGGCCGCCGCCGGTCTCGAACCGGGCCGCCGCGTCGACTTCGTGGTTCAGGACGGCCAGGCCCTCAGCCTTATGGTCCTGCGCGACGGGCCGCTGCCGCCGGCCGTCTATCCGCCCGAACCGGACTTGGGCCTATGGGGCTATTTCGTCCGGTGCGTCACCGACCTCTACATCCAAGGCCACGGCCGGGCGCGGCGAAAGGAATACTGGTCCTTCGCCCTATTCCAGTTTCTGATCACGGTGATCGCCTTCATGCCGGTGATCGGCCTGGCCATCGCCGACGCCGAGATGGGCTATGACATGGAGGCCTGGGGCATGGCCTGGGTCTGCCTCGTCATCCTTGTCTATCTGGCTCTGGTGGCGCCCGGCATCGCCGTCACCATCCGACGCTTTCACGATGTCGGCTTCAGCGGCTGGATGATCCTGATCGGCCTTATCCCCTACGTCGGCGGGTTGTTCGTCTTCATCGTCAGCCTGCTGCCGTCGCAGCCGGGCGCGAACGTCCACGGCGCACCGCCCAAGGGGTCGTCCTCATTACAAACGCGACAGGATCGGCCAGCTTGACCTTTTCGGGTTGCTGGGATTGCACGGGTCGGCGATGTTGCCGCCGCGCCAGATCGGGCGCCAGTCATGGAGATCTCAGTGCGCGGTGAAATTCTCAGCTACGACGCCACGACCGGCGTCGGTCTGATCAGCGGCGACGACGGCGCCCGTTACGACTTCACCTCGGCCGCGCTGCAATCGCCGGCCGTGCCCGCCGCCGGCGTCCGCGTCGACTTCGTCCCCGAAGGCGCCGCCGCCACCCAGATCCTGATCCTGGCCGGTTCGCCCACCACCACCGGCGTCGCCGGCGGCTACGCCAGCTCGACCTCGACCGCCGTCGCCGGCTTCGACTGGCAAAAGCTGTTCCTGTCCTTCGAGGGCCGCATCCGTCGCAGCCATTTCTGGATCGGCTGGCTGATCCTGCTGGGCGTCAACGTCGTCATCAGCTGGATTCCCTTCATCAATCTGCTGGGCATCGTGCTGATCTGGCCGAACCTGGCCATTTCGGTGAAGCGTCTGCACGACATGGGCAAGACCGGCTGGCTGATCGCCATTCCCTGGGTCGGCTCGGTCGTCGCCTTTATAGCTGGCTTCGCCATGATGATCGCCGGCGCCGTCGCCAACGGCTATGCCGAGGACTATTACGAGAGCAATCCCGCCGCCGTCTTCGCCCTGATGGGCCCGGCCTTCGGCCTGTTCGCGATCGCCGGCTTGCTGGGCCTGGCCTTCCTGTTGTGGATCGGTCTGGTCGACAGCCAGAAGGGCGAAAACCGCTTCGGCCCGAACCCCAAGGGCGAATAAGCAGCAAGTGGCGAGTGACGAGTGGTCAGTGGAGAGACGCGCCGCGTCGGCATCCTCGCTCGGCACTCGTCACTAACCACTCGCCACTCGTCAATCACATCCGCCGCGCGCCCAGGCTGACGGCCCGCGCCAGCATCTGGGCGATCTGCGCCTCGGACCGCAGCAGGGCCGGCGCCCCGCCATTCACCGCCACATTGACCGTAACGCCCCCGCCGCCGACGGGCCCGATCTCGCCGCCCGTCGTTGGCCGAAACACCTCCGGCCCGCGCTCGCCAACCAGATAGGCCCCGCCGCCCAGCACCGGCCCGCCATCCGCCCGCGCCCCGCCGAAGCTGGACATCACCGACTGGATCGCCGCGCTCAACCCGCCGCCCTGCGATCCCGCCGCCGCATTGACGGCGTTCAGCACCGCCCGCGCCAGTTCGGCCAGCGACACCTCCCCATCCGCCGCCGCCCGCGCCAGCGATCGCGTCAGGCTGTCGCCAGCCCGCCCGAACGCCGCCTCGATCGCATCCGCCGCCTCCTGCGCCGGGGCCTTCAGCGCCTCCAGCGCCGCCCCGGCTTCGGCCGCTCTCAGCGCGACCTGATCGATCCCGTCCCGCCCGAACTCATCCGCCATCCGGCCAACCCTCCATCAATCGCGCCAGCCCGTCGCGCCCTAAAGGCGCCGTCCCACGCGGGACTTGCGTCAACATCCGCCACTCCTTCAGCGACAGCCGCCAGAACGCCTCGGGCGCCACGCCCATCGCCGCCGCCAGCCGCAACATCTCGCCCCAGGGCGTCACCTCGTCAGCCTCCGGCTTGACCGGAGGAGGCGGCCGCAAACGCCTGCGCCACCGCGACCGCCGCCTCGCGCGGATCGACAGCCGCCACCTCCGGCTCGACCTCCCCGCCCCCGCGCAACACCGCCGCCAGCACGATCATCAGATCCCGCGCCGACAGCGTCTTCATCCGCTCTGCGACCGCCGCCATCCCATCGACGCCCAGCCCCGTCTCGATCTCCGCCAGCGCCCCCAGCGTCAGACAGGCCCGACGCCGCGCGCCGCCCAGGATCACCGCCGCCTCGCCTCGCACGCCGTTCATATCGCGCTGAATCCGATGGCCCCGGCGCTGGCCAGGCTCAGCGCGAACGTCGCCTCGCCCTCGTGCTCGCCGGCGTATTCCAGCGCCGCCACCAGGAACGGCCCTTCCAGCACGCCGAAGTCCGGCACGATCAGCCGCCACCGCTTCGCCGCCTGATCGAAGAAGGCCTCGCGCACCAGGGCGTCCGACGCCGCGTCGCGAAAGACGCCCTGCCCCGACACCGCCGCCGACTTGACGCCTGCGCCGGCCAGCAGTTCGCGCCACCGCCCGGCGCTGTCGCCGTCGGTCGCATCCACCGTCCTGGCGTTCAGCGAGATCGTCCGCGCCCTCAGCCCCGCCACCGTCGTGAACACGCCCGGCGCGCCCTCGATCTTCAGCAACATGTCCTTGCCGGCCTGTGCCGTCATTGCTCAATCCTCCCTCGTGAAGCGCAGCGAAACGGGGGAGGGGGACCACGAAGTGGTGGAGGGGGCGGACACGCATTCCGCCGCCTGATTTCCGCACCCGGTCCGCTTTGGCCCCCTCCGCCATGCTGCGCATGGTCCCCCTCCCCCGCTGACGCGGAGGAGGATCAAATCTCTTCCGTCACCGCCCTCAGCCGCACGACCGCGTAGGTCCGCCGCCCGTCGCCCGCGCGGAACACGTCCGCAAATGTCGCCCTCAGCGTCGCCGTCCGCACGCCGTCGGCCTCCAGCGTCGTCTCGTGCAGGCAGGCTCGCACCGCCGCCGCCATGGCCTTGGCCTCTTCCGATCCGGCGAAGCGCGACACGCCCGTAAGGGTCAGCCGCTGCTCGACCCCGCCCCCGTCCGCCGCCAGCGGCCGGCTCTCGCACCGCCCTAGCGCCAGATAGGGACACAGAGCCCCTTCCGGCGCCTGGTCGTAAACCCGCTCCTGGATCAGGGCCGACAGCGCCGGATCGGCCTTCAGCGCCGCCACAACCGCCTTCTGCAGCGCGCTCTCATGATCCCTCATCGCACCCGCTCCAGATCCAGCTTCGCCCGCCCCGGCCGCGCATCCTCGACCGAGACAATCCGCCAGTCCGCCCCGCCGAACCGCAGCACGCGACCGATCATCAGCCGGGCATCCGCCCGCGCCTCGGCGCCCATCGTCTCGACCGCGCGCCGCTGATCGCCCTCGCCGCGCTCCAGGCGCCGGCGCGCCCCGCACTTCAGCCAGGCCGACCCGACCGCCTCGAACGACACGCTGCGCCCGCCATACGGCGTCTCGGCCTCCATCGGCTGGAACAGCCCCGCCAGCACTCTCATCTCGGCGCTCAAGTAGGCCGAAGGCCGATAGCACCCAGTCAAAGTCGCACCACGCGATAGGGCGCGATCCAGCCCTCCACCGGCTCGATCTCCACCGCCTCGCCCCGCTCATAGGCCCGCAGCACCAGCATCAGGATCGCCAGCCTCAGCGGCGCCGGCGAGGTGGACGTCAGGATCAACCCGACATCCCCCTCCACCTTCGCCTGCGCTGCCGCGATCAGGGTCTGGATCAAGCCGTCCTCGACATCATGCTCGACCCTCAGAAACAGCTTCGCCTCCGCCACCGTCACCGGCTGCGCCATGGCAATCTCCATTGTCAGAAATTCCGTCTCCTCCCCATGCAATGGGAAGGGGGACCACGAAGTGGTGGAGGGGCTCTTCAACGCCCGCAGAGCCCCTCCGTCACGGCGCGAAGACGCGCCGCGCCACCTCCCCGTCGCTGCGCGACCGGGAGGAGACGACCGGATCAGCTCGCGCTGAACTTCATCACCTTGATCGCGTCGAAGTTCTGCACCCCGCCGCCGACGCGCTTGGTCGTGTAGAACAGCACATAGGGCTTGGCCGAATAGGGATCGCGCAGCACCCGCACGCCCGCCCGGTCCACGATCAGATACCCCCGCTGGAAGTCCCCGAACGCAATGGACAGACTGTTGGCCGCCACGTCCGGCATGGTCTCGATCTCGGTCACCGGATAGCCCAGCAGGCTCGCCGTCTCGCCCAGCCGCGTCGCCGGCTGCCAGATATAGTTGCCGTCCGCGTCCTTGAACTTGCGCACGGCCGAGACCGTCTTGCGGTTCATCACGAACCGGCCGTTCGGCCGATACTGGGCCTTGGGCGCATAGATCAGGTCGATCAGGCGATCCGCCGGACTGGTCGCCGCAAAGCCGCCCGCCGCGCCCGATGCGACAGAACCGATCTGGCCCCAGGTCTGGCCCGCGTCCGCCACAGTCGGATAGGACAGCAGACCCTTGGGCTTGTTCACCCCGTCGCCGTTGATGAAGGCCTGGGTCTCCTGCGCCGCAAAGGCGTCCTCGACCTCGGCCGCCAGCCATTCGTCCAGATCGACCATGGCGTCGTCCAGCAACGCCTGCGTCGCCGCTGGATTGGCGTAGAGATCGGCCGACGGAAACTCCAGCAGGGCCAAGGTCGCCGGGTCCGTCTCGGGCCGCGCGGCGGTCTCCGCCACCCAGCCGCAGGCCACGCCCGCCATCGAAACCGGCTTTCTGAACACGCCGGCCGCCACGGTGCGCACCGTCGCGATCTCGCGCATCGGACTGGCCGCCATCAGACGCCGCTCGATGGCCCGCTCGGTCTCGTACGGCACGACATAGCCGCCCGAGGTCGCCCCGCCCGACAGACCCGCCTTGACCTCCAGACCGCCCGCCAGATGAGGAGACTGACCCGTCTTCAAATAGCCGTCCCATGCCGCCTTCGCCTCTGGCGCTGACGTCGGCTCGGCAGGTTCGCCTCCAATCACCGGACGACGGCTCTGGCTCATCACCCGATCCAGTCGCGCCTGGGCCGAGACGACCGCCTGATCGATGCGCGCCACCTTCTCCTCCAGCAGCACATCGGCCGCCGCCTTCTTCTCGATCTCGCCCAGCCGGGCGTCGTTCGCCCCTTTGAACGCCTCGAACGCCGCCATCATCTCGCGCACGACATCGCGCGCCTCGGGCTGGCCCGAAGCCTGTTTGGTCTCTTTCATGGTGTCTCCGGTGAATGCGTCCCTATCCGACGCGACGATCCGGGCCCGCGCCCGAAACCTGTGATTGAACGGCTGGCAGGCCCGCGAAACCGTGCTACCGATCCTGCTCTCTCAAGGATCGCTTCACATGCTCACGCTTGCTCTGGCCCTTTCCGGCGCGCTTCTGATTCAGTCGCAACCTGATGTTTCCAAACTGCCTCCCGAACAGGCGACGCAAGTCAGCCAGGTCTTTGGCGGCATGACGCGAATGTTCGAGACGCTGGGAACCTGCGAGCGTCAATTCCCGCCCGAAGTCGGCGCGCAGGTGCGGGGGGCGCTGGCGAACGAAACCGACCCGCAGAAGCGTGAGGCCTCGGCCTTCCTTCTGGCGGCCTATGACAAGGGCAAGGCGTCTGAACGGGCGACGACGATCACTCAGGAGCAATGCACCGCCGAGATGCAAGCCATCACCACCGAAATGCAGGCGCTCAAGGCCGAGATGGAAAAGGCAATGGGCGCCCAGGCGGACTGACGCCCCATGTCCCACCTGACGCCCCTCGAAAGCGCCGTCATGGACGCCATGATCTGGCAGATGGGCGACAGCGTACCGGACCTGCGGGCCCAGGTCGCCGCCAGTTCGCCGGGCCTGCGTCGCAACACTGGCGCCGGCCTCTATTCCCAGGTCGTCGTCGACGCGGACCGCGCGACCGCCAACCCGGACGCCACCGGCCTATTCGGCACCGTCCATGCCATGGTCGCCGGCCTGCCCGACCCCGTCGGCTTCCAGATCGAGCTGCGCCAAGGCCGGCTGACAGCCCTGCATGGCCAGAGCTATGGCCAGGACACCCACGCCATCGACTTCTCGACCACCGCCTTCGAAGAGGTCTTCACCGTCGACGAAGCCGGCCGCTCGATCCTGTTCCGTCCCGCCCGGCGCATGCCGGATCCGATCCCGCCCAGGCCAAAACCCGCCCGACCGGCCGCTGCACCCGCCGCCCAGGCCGCGCCAAAAGCGCAACCCAAACCCGCGCCTCAACCGGCGTCAAAGCCCTCTGATCACGCCCTGCCGTCCGCCGCCGCCTCGCCGGGCCTGGCCGAGATCATCGCCGGCCTGTCCAACCCCACGGCCTCGCGCGGCGGCCAGCTGGCCCTGGTCTATCTCGGCGCCTATGCGCTGGCGGCCGTCTTCATCCTGTTCGCCCACCTCGTGCTGCACGTCGGCTGGATCTTCGGCCTGGTGCTCGCCGGCTGGGCCTTGCGCTATCTCCACGGCAAGAAGGGTCGCGCCCAGATGGCCGCCCTCGCCGAAACCCTCGACCGCAACGGCGCCTTCCAGGCCCTTAAGCCGAACTGAAACTGGCAAGGCCTTGCGGCCCCGTCTTCGCTTCCCAACTCAAGGTCAGAAGGGGAGGCGCCGTGTTTGGATTGTTCTTTCATCCCAGACGATCCGACCCCGGTCGCGCGGTGGCCGTGCGTGTCGTGCCGGGTCAGCATTGCGGAGAGACCACGGATGCGCCACTGGCCTTCGTCGTCTCCAAGTCTCTGCCTGACCCTCAAACCGAACTGAACCGCGCCCCCGGCAGCATCGGAAACGTCACCAGCGACACCTCCCACAGCTCGACCGCGCTCAACACCCTCAACCGCCCCTGACGCCGGGCCCGCGCCGTGCGGTAACCGATCGATAGCCCGTCCAGCGCCCCGGCCCGGCTCAACGCCCCGGCGAACCGCGCCTCGGCCGACCAGTCCTCGATCCGGCCGCGCACAAACAGACCGCGCGCATCCTCGACGATCTGCTCCCAGACCCCGACCGGTGCGCACGCATCGTGCTGGTTCAGCATTCGCACCCCCTCAGCCCCCGTCTTGGCCAGACTGTCCGCAAACGCCCCCGCCTGCACCACGTCCCCGTTCAGATCCGCCACAGCAGCCGCATCGCCTCGACCGCCTTGGCCGACCGCGCGATCACCCCGATCTGGCGCGCGACCTTCTCGGCGACGGCGGCGTCCTTGACGTCCGTCTCGCAGACGCTCTTGGCCGTCTCTTCGATCTTGGCCTTCATCATCAGGAACAGGGGCTCCATCCACCCTGCGCAGGACGCAGCCGTCTCGCGCGCGCCCCCGCAGCCGCCCTCTCCGTCGTCCCGATTTCCCGTCATGCCCAAACCATAGCGGACCAGCGTCCTCAGGCCGGAAGAACGCCCACATAGTTCGCCAATGGCTTGTTTTCGCACACTTTCAACCAGCGTCATTGCGCTGGCTAGGGGGTGCTACCCTATCGCTCCCGGCCCCGTTCGACCGTCCATTCCGGCGCCTCGAAATCCAGCGCATCTTCCGGCTCGGCCAGCGACAACTCCGAAATCGTCTGGCCCCGCACCGACACGCCCGCCGTGTGCACCGTCTCGCGACTGCCCGAGATCAGATGATGCCATTTCGCCAGCGGTCGTCCCTCGTGCAGCCGGCGATAGGCGCACGACTTGGGCATCCACTCCAGCGCCTCGATATTGCCGGGCGTCAGCTTGATGCAGTCCGGCACCTGGGCCTTGCGGTTCGCATAGTCGGAACAGGCGCAAGCCTCGGGGTCGAACAGCTTGCAGTGCACCCGCGTCGGAATGACCTCGCCCGTGTCCTCGTCCTCGAACCGGATCACGCAGCACAGCCCACACCCGTCGCACAGCCCCTCCCACTCGGACGGCGACATCTCGGCCAGGGTCTTGGTTTCCCAGTAGGGCGCCATCAGATTCTCCCCCGCCTGCGGGGGAGGGGGACCGCGAAGCGGTGGAGGGGGCGGACGCCGCACCACGCGCGACGCGTCCCCTTGCCAAAAGCACAGCTTGTGATGGTGATACGCTCCATGAGAGCGCCGGTCCTTACCCAAAAACGCGCCAGAAGTCTCCGCCGGTCGATGTCTTTGCCGGAAGTCCTGATCTGGCAACGTATTCGAGGCCACGGCTTTCGTCGCCAGCACGCCCTCGGCCCCTTCATCCTTGGACTTCTATCGGCCCAGCGACCGCCTCTGCATCGAGATCGACGGCCAACAGCACGACCTCGCCCGCGACGCCCGCCGCGATGCCTGGCTGGCCGACAAGGATGTCCGCACGATCCGCATCCCCGCCACCGCCGTCCTGAACGACCCGGACGCCGTCGCCGAATTCATCCTGTCCCTCTAGATCCTCCCCCGTTCACGGGGGAGGGGGACCGCGCGTAGCGTGGTGGAGGGGGCAAGGACGCGCGCTGCGCCGACCGTCTGACACCCAGCCCGCTTCCGCCCCCCTCCACCGCTTCGCGCCCCCCCCCCCCGCTGCGCAGGGGAGGATCGTTTCAATGCCCGACCGTGTTGGAGAACAGGTTGATCACCATCACGCCGCCGACGATCATCGCCAGCCCGACCATCGCCGGCAGGTCCAGCCTCTGACGGAACACCACCGCCCCGATCACCGAGATCAGCACCACCCCCAGCCCGCTCCAGATCGCATAGGCGATCCCCACCGGCATCTGCCGCAAGGCGATCGACAGCAGATAGAAGGCCAGGCCGTAGCAGACCGCCATCCCCGCCGTCGGCCAGACCCGCGTGAACTGCTGCGAGGCCTGCAGCATCGTCGTGCCCGCCACCTCCAGCGCGATGGCGCCCAGCAGCGCGGCCCAGGTAAGCGGGCTCACAGATCGTTGGCCGTGATCGTGTGTCCTGGCGTCAACAGACACAGCAGGGCCTTGCGCTGCTCGGCCGAGACGTGATGCATCCCGAACAGATCCGACACCCACAGACCATCGGCCAGAAGGCGCAGCATCAAGGCGTCGTCGGCCCCGACGGGATCCTCGGGGTCATCGATCTTGATCCGGTCCATCCAGGCCTTCCAGCGCAGAACCAGGCTGGGATCGATGGCGAAGGCGGCCAGAACAACACGGCCGATGCTGACGTCCTGCGGCGTCACCGGCTCATTGACCGTCACCCTCAGATAGGCGCGGGCGCTTCGACCATACGGTTCGGGATCACGCGCCGCCTCCGCAAGCACGCTGTCGACATGCATGGCCCCCAGATGATCGACCATACCTTCCAGCAGGGCGGTCTTGCTGGGGAAGTGATGCAAAAGCGCGCCCTTGCTGACGCTCGTGCGCGCCGCAACGGCATCCAGGGTGAAGCCTGACGCCCCCAGTTCGGCGGCGACTTCCAGCGCCTTGTCGATGATCTCGGCGCGGGTGTCGTCAGGCGCGCGGCGGCGTGTGCTGCTGTCCATTCCCGCTACATACCAACCGGACGGTAACTGTCAAATGTCAAAGGTCGTGGCGGTTCGCCCGGCCCTCCTCTATATGGCCGCCCATGGCAGCCAGACCCCCTCTCGTCGCACTCAAGGACGTCCGTCTTCAGGACGGCCAGCGCCCCCTCTTCGACGGCGTCGACCTCGCGGTCGAACCGCGCAGCCGCGCCGCCCTGGTGGGGCGCAACGGCGCGGGCAAGTCCACCCTGATGAAGGTCGTCATGGGCCTGATCGAGCCGGACAGCGGCGACCGCTCCATCCAGTCCGCCGTCCGCTTCGCCTATGTGCCGCAAGAGCCGGTCATCACCGGCGAAACCCTGCTGGACTATGCGTCGTCGGGCGAGGCCGAGACATGGACGGCCGAAAGCTGGCTGGAGACCTTCGGCCTGAACCCGGCGAAGTCGACGCAAGGGTTGTCTGGCGGCGAAACCCGCCGCGCCGCCCTGGCCAAGGCTTTCGCCGAAGAACCCGACCTGCTGCTGCTGGACGAGCCGACCAACCACCTCGACATCCTGGCCATCGAACTACTGGAGAACGAGCTGATTCAGGCCCGGTTCGCCCTGCTGGTCGTCAGCCACGACCGCGCCTTCCTGAACCGCGTCACCAACACCGTCCACTGGCTGGAAGGCCGCCGGGTCCGCACCCTGAACAAGGGCTTCGTCGAGTTCGACGAATGGTCCTCCAAGGTGCTGGAGGAAGAGGCCGAATCCCTGCGCCGCCTGACCAAGACCATCGAGCGCGAGACCGCCACCTTCTATTCCTCCATCACCGCCCGCCGTAGCCGCAACGAGGGCCGCGCCCGCTCGCTTCAGGCGCTGCGCGCCGAACGCGCCGAGAAGATGAAGGACGTGCCGCGCGAACTGTACCTCGGCGTCGATTCCGGCTCGACCTCGGGCAAGCTGGTCGCCGAGATCAAGCATGTCTCAAAGGGCTTCAACGGCCGCACCCTGTTCAAGGACCTGACCACCCGCATCATCCGCGGCGACCGTCTGGGCATCGTCGGTCCCAACGGCGCGGGCAAGACCACCCTGGTCAAGACCCTGCTGGGCGAACTCGCGCCCGACGAGGGCACGGTGCGCATGGGCGCGAACCTCGAGCCGGTCTATCTGGACCAGTCGCGCGAGGGGCTGAAATCGGACATGACCCTGTGGGACGCCCTGACGCCGGGCGGCGGCGACAGCATTCTGGTGCGCGGCGTGTCCAAACACGTCGCCGCCTACGCCAAGGACTTCCTGTTCTCCGAGGCCCAGCTGCGCCAGCCGATCTCCACCCTGTCGGGCGGCGAGCGCAACCGCCTGCTGCTGGCCAGGGCATTGGCCAAGCCGGCCAATATGCTGATCCTCGACGAACCGACCAACGACCTGGACATGGACACGTTGGACAAGCTGGAAGAGCTGCTGGAAGGCTATGACGGCACCCTGATCCTGGTCAGCCACGACCGCGACTTCATCGACCGGCTGTCCACCTCGACCCTGGCCCTGAACGGGCGTGGCGACATCGTCGAGACCCCCGGCGGCTGGACCGACTTCATCCGCCAGAACCCCGGCTTCCTTCAGCCAGGCTCAAACCCCCGCCCCCAGGACAAGGCCGCCGCCCGACGCGCCGCCGAGGCGCCCCCGCCCGCCGTCGCCCCGAAGAAGACCGCCAAACTCTCCTTCAAGGACGCCCACCGCCTGAAGGAGCTGGAAGCCCTCATCGATGCGTTGCCCGCGACCATCGCCAAACACGATGCGACCCTGGCCGACCCCGGCCTCTACGCCCGCGACCCCAAGGCCTTCGACGCCGCCATGAAGGCCGCCGAAAAGGCCCGCGCCGACCTGGAATCCGCCGAACTAGAATGGCTGGAGCTGGAAGAGAAGAAGGCGGCCCTGGCCGGGTAGGGACCGAACGGCCCGTCACCCTGGCGAGGACGGCTTTGTGTCCTAGCCCTGTCTGTCTTGGTCCTCGGGCGGCGTCTTCGCCGCGCCCCGGTTCTGCATCACGCTGACGGCGATGCAGGCGACCAGGCCGAACGCAAACCACAGGCCGAACTTGCCCGTCAAAAGCCCGATCAGGCCAAAGATCAACAGGACGCCGAAGGGGGTGAGCCGTTTCATGGGGCGGACGATAACCGGCTTTCTCGTGGCTGACGAGGCTGCGCCAAAGGCCCCCCTTGAAACCAAACCCGCCGCTACACACTCAAGCTTCATGACCCTGCGCAGCCATCTCGTCGAATTCGCCCCGCCCCAGCAGGCGGCGCTGCGGCGGACCAACGCCGTCCTCGCCCGCGCGCCGCG from Brevundimonas fontaquae includes these protein-coding regions:
- a CDS encoding phage major capsid protein, translated to MKETKQASGQPEARDVVREMMAAFEAFKGANDARLGEIEKKAAADVLLEEKVARIDQAVVSAQARLDRVMSQSRRPVIGGEPAEPTSAPEAKAAWDGYLKTGQSPHLAGGLEVKAGLSGGATSGGYVVPYETERAIERRLMAASPMREIATVRTVAAGVFRKPVSMAGVACGWVAETAARPETDPATLALLEFPSADLYANPAATQALLDDAMVDLDEWLAAEVEDAFAAQETQAFINGDGVNKPKGLLSYPTVADAGQTWGQIGSVASGAAGGFAATSPADRLIDLIYAPKAQYRPNGRFVMNRKTVSAVRKFKDADGNYIWQPATRLGETASLLGYPVTEIETMPDVAANSLSIAFGDFQRGYLIVDRAGVRVLRDPYSAKPYVLFYTTKRVGGGVQNFDAIKVMKFSAS
- a CDS encoding HK97 family phage prohead protease — translated: MADLNGDVVQAGAFADSLAKTGAEGVRMLNQHDACAPVGVWEQIVEDARGLFVRGRIEDWSAEARFAGALSRAGALDGLSIGYRTARARRQGRLRVLSAVELWEVSLVTFPMLPGARFSSV
- a CDS encoding YcgN family cysteine cluster protein, yielding MAPYWETKTLAEMSPSEWEGLCDGCGLCCVIRFEDEDTGEVIPTRVHCKLFDPEACACSDYANRKAQVPDCIKLTPGNIEALEWMPKSCAYRRLHEGRPLAKWHHLISGSRETVHTAGVSVRGQTISELSLAEPEDALDFEAPEWTVERGRER
- a CDS encoding endonuclease domain-containing protein; protein product: MDFYRPSDRLCIEIDGQQHDLARDARRDAWLADKDVRTIRIPATAVLNDPDAVAEFILSL
- a CDS encoding DMT family transporter; this translates as MSPLTWAALLGAIALEVAGTTMLQASQQFTRVWPTAGMAVCYGLAFYLLSIALRQMPVGIAYAIWSGLGVVLISVIGAVVFRQRLDLPAMVGLAMIVGGVMVINLFSNTVGH
- a CDS encoding TetR/AcrR family transcriptional regulator; translation: MDSSTRRRAPDDTRAEIIDKALEVAAELGASGFTLDAVAARTSVSKGALLHHFPSKTALLEGMVDHLGAMHVDSVLAEAARDPEPYGRSARAYLRVTVNEPVTPQDVSIGRVVLAAFAIDPSLVLRWKAWMDRIKIDDPEDPVGADDALMLRLLADGLWVSDLFGMHHVSAEQRKALLCLLTPGHTITANDL
- a CDS encoding ABC-F family ATP-binding cassette domain-containing protein, which codes for MAARPPLVALKDVRLQDGQRPLFDGVDLAVEPRSRAALVGRNGAGKSTLMKVVMGLIEPDSGDRSIQSAVRFAYVPQEPVITGETLLDYASSGEAETWTAESWLETFGLNPAKSTQGLSGGETRRAALAKAFAEEPDLLLLDEPTNHLDILAIELLENELIQARFALLVVSHDRAFLNRVTNTVHWLEGRRVRTLNKGFVEFDEWSSKVLEEEAESLRRLTKTIERETATFYSSITARRSRNEGRARSLQALRAERAEKMKDVPRELYLGVDSGSTSGKLVAEIKHVSKGFNGRTLFKDLTTRIIRGDRLGIVGPNGAGKTTLVKTLLGELAPDEGTVRMGANLEPVYLDQSREGLKSDMTLWDALTPGGGDSILVRGVSKHVAAYAKDFLFSEAQLRQPISTLSGGERNRLLLARALAKPANMLILDEPTNDLDMDTLDKLEELLEGYDGTLILVSHDRDFIDRLSTSTLALNGRGDIVETPGGWTDFIRQNPGFLQPGSNPRPQDKAAARRAAEAPPPAVAPKKTAKLSFKDAHRLKELEALIDALPATIAKHDATLADPGLYARDPKAFDAAMKAAEKARADLESAELEWLELEEKKAALAG